One region of Bombus affinis isolate iyBomAffi1 chromosome 3, iyBomAffi1.2, whole genome shotgun sequence genomic DNA includes:
- the LOC126914696 gene encoding uncharacterized protein LOC126914696 isoform X6, which translates to MSAPPSGGGSTHNLQLDIMDDIADLKARKVRLRMYRTSTEQVYEIQPLEGNSSAQRYTLQPKQRFSEMPTPSVSQTSSLRKRVSELPRAASASVSGAAGIVCSNTDLISILNSLGSSATEINRCGEEAPSSRDDSKSNWPGKTTEQKGSRSKSFRSNSFDVSTLHGAKSKLSGSSKAAISTFMVPSNWFTKRHQPMSKKPEDLVTASLSLKFDKSKVVKAVKSYGTTLVEPKWTLRSAMSSIMSNRRLCVLPLPLGGADILDSGSRRFGNILVTPPRGKPAIDSRRLWPNKVGDTLSIVTTECLRPPS; encoded by the exons gtgcgcttaaggatgtacaggacgtcgacggagcaagtgtacgaaatacagccgctggagggtaacagttccgctcaacgttacactctacagccgaaacaacgattctctgaaatgcctactccgtcggtttcgcagacatcttctctccgaaagcgcgtctcggaactgccaagagccgcgagtgcatccgtttccggtgctgcgggcattgtttgctctaatacggatctgatatcgatcctaaacTCGTTAgggtcttccgcgacggaaatcaaccgatgcggcgaggaagcgccgagttcgcgggacgatagcaaatcaaactggcccggaaaaacgaccgaacaaaaaggaagtcgatcgaagagcttccgttccaacagcttcgacgtgtcgacattgcacggagctaaaagtaagcttagcggatcctcgaaagccgctatttcgacctttatggtaccgtcgaattggttcacgaagagacaccaaccgatgtcgaagaagccggaagatttagtaacggccagtttaagtctcaagttcgataaatcgaaggtagtgaaggcggtg aagtcgtatgggacaacactagtggaaccaaagtggacgctcag gtctgcgatgtcgtccataatgtccaaccgaagattgtgcgtacttcctctaccgctcggtggtgcggacattctagactctgggtctcgacgattcggcaatattctggtcacgcctccaagaggaaaaccggcgattgattcgcgacgattatggccaaacaaagtcggtgacactctttcaatcgtaacgaccgaatgtcttcggccacctagctga
- the LOC126914770 gene encoding uncharacterized protein LOC126914770: MYPVTYFLIVASISMVVSINGQLLTTEHRTHAASERANDLWCHQCDTMEDGERCANLTGNFTTFGHKCTGDKRTCMVKRFSYTTSTEDSTSSPQTWSVERKCTNKCDSGCIVVGERTKLSACTTCCEKSFCNIGTGAANDLTIRGIDLFLALVLQITLTIIMYPS; encoded by the exons atgtaccctgtcacgtacttcctgatcgtcgcgtctatctccatggtcgtaagcatcaatg gccaactgttaactacggaacatcgaactcacgcagcgtcggaacgagcaaacgatttatggtgtcatcagtgtgatacaatggaagatggagagagatgcgccaatctgaccggaaacttcaccactttcgggcacaagtgcactggtgataaaaggacctgtatg gtaaagcgattttcttacactaccagcaccgaagattcaacgtctagtccacaaacttggtcggtggagagaaagtgtactaacaaatgcgactccggatgtatagtggtcggtgaacgaacaaaactctccgcttgcaccacttgctgcgagaaatcgttttgcaatatcggtaccggtgctgcgaacgatctgacgataagagggatcgatctgtttctagctttagtattacaaattacattaacaattatcatgtatccgtcctga